From the Argopecten irradians isolate NY chromosome 13, Ai_NY, whole genome shotgun sequence genome, one window contains:
- the LOC138306479 gene encoding uncharacterized protein, which translates to MKFVEVDTDLIYGRAMVLASMKKTRYQVNMAFQNDKPVHAYCQCPIGLAQCCSHVGNVPRKMFMDPQPGREMKFGKGADINKQSVLDFDPRHSLHKINDADHYNNMMMELQAVFPKTEPLYYQHVVRESDPRGSLPAPM; encoded by the exons ATGAAATTTGTGGAG GTTGATACTGATCTGATTTATGGGAGAGCAATGGTCTTGGCATCAATGAAGAAAACCAGATACCAAGTCAACATGGCTTTCCAAAATGACAAACCTGTACATGCATATTGTCAGTGTCCTATTGG tCTTGCCCAATGTTGCAGTCATGTAGGGAATGTTCCCAGAAAAATGTTTATGGACCCACAACCAGGCAGGGAGATGAAGTTTGGGAAAGGAGCAGACATCAACAAACAAAGTGTTTTGGACTTCGATCCAAGACATTCTctccataaaataaatgatgCAGACCACTACAATAACATGATGATGGAATTACAGGCAGTGTTTCCAAAAACAG AACCATTGTATTACCAGCATGTGGTAAGGGAAAGCGACCCTCGAGGCTCTCTACCAGCCCCTATGTAA